One window from the genome of Coriobacteriia bacterium encodes:
- a CDS encoding SDR family oxidoreductase produces the protein MLGHEAVRVLAPDFEVWGACRNPAALPDLGVPSGRMLSGLDASDMQSAYTLIERVKPDLVINAVGIVKQRAEAKAAIPSIEINALWPHVLADACAEHGARMVHVSTDCVFSGSRGGYTEADVPDAFDLYGRSKLLGEVADRENAVTLRTSIIGWQFGAQTGLVGWFAEHHDEPLLGYTKAVFSGLTTRALTELIRDVVMPDASLSGLWHVSADPIDKFTLLTQLAEKLGWALDITPVAEPAIDRSLDSERFRARTGWQPASWNEMLAELAADYEG, from the coding sequence ATGCTCGGCCATGAGGCCGTGCGCGTACTCGCACCCGACTTCGAGGTGTGGGGCGCGTGCCGCAACCCGGCAGCCCTCCCCGACCTCGGCGTGCCGAGTGGCCGGATGCTTTCCGGCCTCGACGCCTCGGACATGCAGTCCGCCTACACGCTCATCGAGCGCGTGAAGCCCGACCTCGTCATCAACGCCGTCGGCATCGTCAAGCAGCGCGCCGAGGCCAAGGCCGCGATTCCCTCCATCGAGATCAACGCGCTGTGGCCGCACGTGCTCGCCGACGCGTGCGCGGAGCACGGTGCGCGGATGGTGCACGTGAGCACCGACTGCGTCTTCTCGGGCTCTCGCGGCGGCTACACAGAAGCCGACGTCCCCGACGCCTTCGACCTCTACGGTCGCTCGAAGCTACTCGGCGAGGTGGCCGACCGCGAGAACGCCGTGACCCTTCGTACGTCGATCATCGGCTGGCAGTTTGGCGCGCAGACGGGCCTCGTCGGCTGGTTCGCCGAGCACCACGACGAGCCGCTTCTCGGCTACACCAAGGCGGTGTTCTCGGGATTGACGACCCGCGCGCTCACCGAGCTCATCCGCGACGTCGTCATGCCGGATGCGAGCCTCTCAGGCCTGTGGCACGTCTCGGCGGATCCGATCGACAAGTTCACACTGCTCACGCAGCTCGCCGAGAAGCTCGGCTGGGCGCTGGACATCACGCCCGTGGCCGAGCCGGCCATCGATCGGTCGCTCGACAGCGAGCGCTTCCGCGCCCGCACCGGCTGGCAGCCGGCGAGCTGGAACGAGATGCTCGCCGAGCTGGCAGCCGACTACGAGGGCTAG
- the wecB gene encoding UDP-N-acetylglucosamine 2-epimerase (non-hydrolyzing) — protein sequence MTKVLTLLGTRPEVIRLSRVIDVLDATCDHVLAHTGQNYDDRLSGMFFREMRVREPDVHMGVRGTSFADQIGQIIAKSEELLAAERPDSVLILGDTNTGIAAFVAKRMGIRVCHMEAGNRCFDDRVPEEVNRRVIDHSSSVLMPYTYRSAENLVREGIERQRIYVTGNPIKEVLDFYAPEIDAADPFTEFGVEPGKYFLVTAHRAEMTDVPERLASLVAALNAAVEKYGMPAVCSLHPRTADKMKAFGVAEGAVKFVPPMGLFDFVRLEKEAFCVLSDSGTVQEECCIFGVPTVTMRDVTERPETIECGSNLLAGVEADRILPGIDLAVRSKGTWTPPAEYLADNVSDTVARIVLGIA from the coding sequence ATGACCAAGGTCCTCACCCTGCTCGGCACGCGTCCCGAAGTCATTCGCCTCTCGCGTGTGATCGACGTGCTCGATGCCACGTGCGACCACGTGCTGGCCCACACCGGCCAGAACTACGACGACCGCCTCTCGGGCATGTTCTTCCGCGAGATGCGCGTACGCGAGCCCGACGTCCACATGGGCGTGCGCGGAACCAGCTTCGCCGATCAGATCGGCCAGATCATCGCGAAGTCCGAGGAGCTGCTCGCCGCCGAGAGGCCCGACTCGGTGCTCATTCTTGGCGACACGAACACCGGCATCGCCGCATTCGTCGCCAAGCGCATGGGTATCCGCGTCTGCCACATGGAAGCCGGCAACCGCTGCTTTGACGACCGGGTGCCCGAAGAGGTCAACCGCCGCGTCATCGACCACTCGAGCAGCGTGCTGATGCCCTACACCTACCGCTCCGCCGAGAACCTCGTTCGTGAGGGCATCGAGCGCCAGCGCATCTACGTCACCGGCAACCCCATCAAGGAAGTCCTCGACTTCTACGCACCCGAGATCGACGCCGCCGACCCCTTCACCGAGTTCGGTGTCGAGCCCGGCAAGTACTTCCTCGTGACCGCACACCGTGCCGAGATGACCGACGTGCCCGAGCGGCTCGCCTCACTGGTCGCGGCCCTCAACGCCGCAGTCGAGAAGTATGGGATGCCGGCGGTCTGCTCGCTGCACCCACGCACCGCCGACAAGATGAAGGCGTTCGGTGTTGCCGAAGGCGCCGTGAAGTTCGTGCCGCCGATGGGGCTCTTCGACTTCGTTCGCCTCGAGAAGGAAGCGTTCTGCGTCCTCTCGGACAGTGGCACGGTGCAGGAGGAGTGCTGCATCTTCGGCGTCCCGACGGTCACCATGCGTGACGTCACCGAGCGCCCCGAGACGATCGAGTGCGGCAGCAACCTGCTCGCCGGAGTCGAGGCGGACCGCATTCTGCCCGGCATCGACCTCGCGGTTCGGTCGAAGGGCACCTGGACTCCCCCGGCCGAGTACCTCGCCGACAACGTGAGCGACACCGTCGCCCGCATCGTGCTGGGCATCGCGTGA
- a CDS encoding polysaccharide biosynthesis protein has product MKLFEGKRILVTGGTGSLGQVLTRRLMSGAEGVPESVTVFSRDEAKQHYMRLDFMHKSVATDEVIFENARKRLRFMIGDVRDYASVVRAAKDADIVFAAAALKQVPSCEYFPWEAVRTNIEGAENLVRAIAENDLPIETVMGITTDKACKPVNVMGMTKAIQERVYINGNLRAPNTRFICARYGNVLASRGSVVPLFLDQIAKGGPVTITTEDMTRFLLTLEDAVDTIFAAVRAAAPGETYIPQCPSAKMTDLAAYLIGERDIETVITGIRPGEKIHEILLSEEESTRTISGHEGYYALRPMLPELAGSVSEPALVGDYSSENALMTHAELAAFLEAKIPDVIGAGYLEA; this is encoded by the coding sequence GTGAAGCTGTTTGAAGGCAAGCGCATCCTCGTCACCGGCGGTACCGGATCCCTGGGTCAGGTGCTCACTCGTCGCCTCATGTCCGGCGCTGAAGGCGTGCCCGAGAGCGTGACCGTGTTCTCCCGCGACGAGGCGAAGCAGCACTACATGCGCCTCGACTTCATGCACAAGAGCGTGGCCACCGATGAGGTCATCTTCGAGAACGCCCGCAAGCGCTTGCGCTTCATGATCGGCGACGTGCGCGACTACGCGAGCGTCGTGCGCGCCGCCAAGGACGCCGACATCGTGTTCGCCGCAGCGGCGCTGAAGCAGGTCCCGAGCTGCGAATACTTCCCCTGGGAGGCCGTGCGCACCAACATCGAGGGCGCCGAGAACCTCGTGCGCGCGATCGCCGAGAACGACCTGCCCATCGAGACCGTCATGGGAATCACCACCGACAAGGCGTGCAAGCCGGTCAACGTCATGGGCATGACCAAGGCCATCCAGGAGCGCGTCTACATCAACGGCAACCTGCGCGCACCCAACACCCGCTTCATCTGCGCTCGCTACGGAAACGTGCTCGCCTCGCGCGGCTCGGTCGTGCCACTCTTCCTCGACCAGATCGCAAAGGGCGGACCTGTCACCATCACCACCGAGGACATGACCCGCTTCCTGCTCACACTCGAGGACGCCGTCGACACGATCTTCGCCGCCGTGCGCGCCGCCGCCCCGGGCGAGACATACATCCCGCAGTGCCCGAGCGCGAAGATGACCGACCTTGCCGCCTATCTCATCGGCGAGCGTGACATCGAGACGGTCATCACCGGTATCCGCCCCGGCGAGAAGATCCACGAGATCCTGCTCTCCGAGGAGGAGTCGACCCGCACCATCTCCGGGCACGAGGGCTACTACGCTCTGCGCCCGATGCTGCCCGAGCTCGCGGGCTCCGTGTCCGAGCCGGCGCTCGTCGGCGACTACAGCTCGGAGAACGCCTTGATGACGCACGCCGAGCTCGCCGCGTTCCTTGAGGCGAAGATTCCCGACGTCATCGGCGCGGGCTACCTGGAGGCGTAA
- a CDS encoding glycosyltransferase family 2 protein — protein MNPPPRPTHARHPASITVREAGVHPNVDNSTSNSDVAIIVPVFNEERVVREVLADLLTTFPRIIAVDDGSLDDSATEIVAAGAVLVRHPVNLGQGAALQTGIERALLYPEVRYLVTFDSDGQHDPADALGMVELMRAEPVDIVLGSRFLDDRSNVPASKRIALALARFSVNASTGLRLTDAHNGLRAFSRRFAETLHLRENGMAHASEIVGAVAASGLAYREFPVHIAYTEYSVAKGQSIVNGVNILFDSFIGAFRRK, from the coding sequence ATGAACCCGCCGCCGAGGCCCACTCATGCGCGGCATCCTGCAAGCATCACGGTTCGCGAGGCTGGTGTGCACCCGAACGTGGACAACTCGACGAGCAACTCCGACGTCGCCATCATCGTGCCCGTCTTCAACGAGGAGCGCGTGGTACGCGAGGTACTGGCCGACCTCCTGACGACCTTCCCACGCATCATCGCCGTCGACGACGGTTCGCTCGACGACTCGGCCACCGAGATCGTTGCTGCCGGCGCCGTGCTGGTGCGTCATCCCGTCAACCTCGGACAGGGTGCGGCTCTTCAGACCGGCATCGAGCGAGCGCTACTCTACCCCGAGGTCCGCTACCTTGTGACGTTCGACTCAGACGGGCAGCACGACCCCGCCGATGCGCTCGGCATGGTCGAGCTCATGCGAGCCGAACCCGTAGACATCGTGCTCGGCTCGCGCTTCCTCGACGACCGCTCGAACGTGCCGGCCAGCAAGCGTATCGCTCTCGCGCTCGCAAGATTCTCGGTCAACGCGTCCACCGGACTTCGGCTCACCGATGCGCACAACGGGCTGCGCGCGTTCAGCCGACGCTTCGCCGAGACGCTGCATCTGCGCGAGAACGGCATGGCGCACGCTTCCGAGATCGTGGGAGCCGTTGCTGCCAGTGGTCTGGCGTATCGGGAGTTCCCGGTCCACATCGCCTACACCGAATACTCGGTTGCCAAAGGGCAGTCCATCGTCAACGGTGTCAACATACTGTTCGACAGCTTCATCGGTGCGTTCAGGAGGAAGTAG
- a CDS encoding DUF2304 domain-containing protein: MLIKFLLVGVFLAILIYVLRAGRTTLASAGKRILLILFVLAAILAVLFPDELTVFANFLGVGRGADLLLYATVAGLVVALLAVYARFKDVEEKLATLARSMAILESRLAEATSSTRDDSHAPGDADE, encoded by the coding sequence ATGCTCATCAAGTTCCTGCTCGTCGGGGTGTTCCTGGCGATCCTCATCTACGTGCTGCGCGCCGGCCGAACAACACTGGCCAGCGCGGGCAAGCGCATCCTGCTCATCCTGTTCGTTCTTGCCGCGATCCTCGCCGTGCTCTTCCCCGATGAGCTCACCGTCTTCGCGAACTTCCTCGGCGTCGGCCGTGGTGCCGACCTGCTCCTGTACGCCACCGTGGCCGGCCTCGTCGTCGCCTTGCTCGCCGTGTACGCGCGCTTCAAGGACGTGGAGGAGAAGCTCGCGACGCTGGCGCGGAGCATGGCGATTCTCGAGTCGCGCCTCGCAGAAGCGACGTCGAGCACGCGGGACGACTCCCACGCGCCGGGGGATGCGGACGAGTGA
- a CDS encoding glycosyltransferase → MTVPAHTAADGLPAKVAIVITGLEVGGAETFLAELLTHAPDGVEFRVFSLIDGGPIAERIEAMGITVTGLHMLAGRPSLTALLRLTSELRAYRPDIVHTWLYHADLMGGLAARFAGVRRVIWHLHNSDLSPDRVRLQTRTVVRACALLSHVVPDVIVSCSEAGARNHVARGYVARKVRVIPNGVDTDRFTPDDDAGRAIRDELGVPHDRFLLGLVARVDSQKNHPGFFDAVRVFFERGGDAQFVLAGRDVTDANWLLPKLREATPHPERVVLIGPRSDVPRVMAALDVATSSSLGEAFPLVLIEAMACGTPCAATDVGDSALIVGDTGIIVPPNDASALADAWLHLAALSAEERASMGRRARERVLANYSIDRVADQVWDLYREVGRSRRAAAPSPTSASKLSAADFEPGARIAYLSLQAVSEGQDSWAAVREIIGGWERSGWAVDTWFPRYPSTGAPGPFGRAREMWRVQRALKDAIGTYDALYVRGHTMAYPASRWARRAGIPVFQECNGTYEDLFIAWPAARLGRPVFEQMQRAQYRDATLVFCGTEPQRIWLEHETHHERICISPNGANVSLFRPDATPRPGLPDRFVLFFGQFAPWQGLEFLAEAKRHPAWPAGVDLVFVGDGERRPVVEQAVTDATDGSVHYLGRLPYEELPGVISQCLASTSVQYTPDRGETGFSALKLYESMSCGVPVIGTDYPGVGNVIRRYGAGIVVPPGDAGAIARAVAQLAADTEAVRAFGAAGRTAIENEGSWGARAEQRRLAMAERMPARCVSGQGSAQ, encoded by the coding sequence GTGACCGTCCCGGCACACACGGCCGCCGACGGTCTGCCCGCCAAGGTCGCCATCGTCATCACCGGCCTTGAGGTCGGAGGCGCCGAGACGTTCCTTGCCGAGCTGCTCACGCATGCGCCGGATGGTGTCGAGTTCCGCGTGTTCTCACTCATCGACGGCGGCCCCATCGCCGAGCGGATCGAGGCGATGGGCATCACCGTCACCGGTCTGCATATGCTCGCGGGCCGTCCGAGCCTGACGGCACTGCTCCGACTCACCTCGGAGCTTCGCGCGTATCGGCCCGACATCGTCCACACGTGGCTCTACCATGCCGACCTCATGGGCGGACTCGCGGCGCGCTTCGCCGGCGTCCGACGCGTCATCTGGCACCTGCACAACTCCGACCTGTCGCCGGACCGGGTGCGCCTGCAGACGCGCACCGTGGTCCGCGCCTGCGCGCTGCTCTCGCATGTTGTGCCTGATGTGATCGTGTCGTGCTCGGAGGCAGGAGCACGCAATCACGTGGCGCGTGGGTACGTCGCCCGCAAGGTCCGCGTCATCCCGAACGGCGTCGACACCGATCGCTTCACGCCCGACGACGACGCGGGTCGCGCCATCCGAGACGAACTCGGCGTGCCCCACGACCGCTTCCTGCTCGGCTTGGTCGCCCGAGTCGACTCGCAGAAGAACCACCCGGGCTTCTTCGACGCCGTGCGCGTGTTCTTCGAGCGGGGCGGGGATGCGCAGTTCGTGCTGGCCGGTCGCGACGTCACCGATGCAAACTGGCTGCTGCCGAAGCTGCGCGAGGCCACACCACACCCCGAGCGGGTCGTACTCATCGGACCGCGCAGTGACGTTCCCAGGGTCATGGCCGCGCTCGATGTCGCAACGTCCTCATCGCTGGGCGAGGCGTTCCCGCTCGTGCTCATCGAAGCGATGGCGTGTGGTACGCCATGCGCGGCGACCGACGTAGGCGATTCTGCGCTGATCGTCGGAGATACGGGGATCATCGTGCCGCCCAACGACGCGTCCGCGCTGGCCGACGCCTGGCTGCACCTCGCGGCCCTGTCCGCCGAGGAGCGCGCATCGATGGGCAGACGGGCGCGTGAGCGCGTGCTCGCGAACTACTCTATTGATCGCGTCGCGGATCAGGTCTGGGACCTCTATCGCGAAGTGGGGCGGTCACGCAGGGCCGCAGCGCCCTCGCCAACGTCGGCTTCGAAGCTCAGCGCCGCGGACTTCGAGCCGGGCGCGCGAATCGCCTACCTCAGCCTACAGGCGGTATCCGAAGGGCAGGACAGCTGGGCGGCGGTGCGCGAGATCATCGGCGGGTGGGAGCGCAGCGGCTGGGCGGTCGACACCTGGTTTCCGCGCTACCCATCGACCGGCGCGCCCGGTCCGTTCGGTCGCGCTCGCGAGATGTGGCGTGTGCAGCGTGCGCTCAAGGACGCGATAGGCACGTACGACGCGCTCTACGTGCGCGGCCATACGATGGCTTACCCAGCATCGCGCTGGGCACGGCGTGCGGGCATACCCGTCTTCCAGGAGTGCAACGGGACCTACGAGGACCTCTTCATCGCGTGGCCGGCTGCTCGGCTCGGACGACCTGTGTTCGAGCAGATGCAGCGGGCGCAGTATCGTGACGCAACGCTCGTCTTCTGCGGGACGGAGCCACAACGTATCTGGCTCGAGCACGAGACGCATCACGAGCGCATCTGCATCAGCCCTAACGGCGCGAACGTGTCGCTGTTCCGACCCGACGCCACGCCGCGCCCCGGCCTTCCCGACCGCTTCGTGCTCTTCTTCGGACAGTTCGCGCCGTGGCAAGGCCTGGAGTTCCTCGCCGAGGCCAAGCGCCATCCCGCATGGCCTGCGGGGGTCGACCTCGTCTTCGTTGGCGATGGCGAGCGGCGTCCCGTCGTCGAGCAGGCCGTGACCGATGCGACGGATGGCTCGGTGCACTACCTCGGCCGGTTGCCCTACGAGGAGCTGCCGGGCGTCATCTCGCAGTGTCTGGCGTCCACGTCGGTGCAGTACACCCCCGATCGCGGGGAGACCGGCTTCTCGGCGCTCAAGCTGTACGAGTCGATGTCGTGCGGCGTGCCGGTCATCGGCACCGACTATCCGGGCGTAGGCAACGTGATCCGCCGCTACGGCGCCGGAATCGTGGTGCCTCCGGGCGATGCCGGCGCGATCGCTCGTGCGGTCGCGCAGCTCGCGGCCGACACCGAGGCGGTCCGCGCGTTCGGCGCCGCCGGGCGCACCGCCATCGAGAACGAGGGCTCATGGGGCGCGCGCGCAGAGCAGCGCCGTCTCGCGATGGCCGAGCGGATGCCCGCGCGCTGTGTTTCCGGCCAGGGGAGCGCGCAATGA
- a CDS encoding glycosyltransferase, producing the protein MRLTVITACLNAAPVIGDAIESVLAQGDALHEYIVVDGGSTDGTVALLDAASERFGGRLSHTSQPDDGIYDALNVGVARATGTHVLVLGADDRLLDGSLAALAAAPGADGADLVYGDAVVVEPDGRTRPQPALLAPRLVGGIPRELPVCHQACAFSKAAFDRLGPFDETYRVAADYEFYLRFFEAGLRAVHIAQPLVAYSLGGSSSRQLAVTADEYRRARILHGVAPLVARLAWARSVVAASLMRGVRSIR; encoded by the coding sequence ATGAGGCTCACCGTCATCACGGCATGCCTGAATGCGGCGCCGGTCATCGGCGATGCCATCGAGTCGGTACTCGCTCAGGGTGACGCCCTGCACGAGTACATCGTGGTTGACGGCGGGTCGACCGACGGCACGGTTGCGCTGCTCGATGCCGCATCCGAGCGCTTCGGCGGTCGGCTCTCGCACACGTCTCAGCCGGATGACGGCATCTACGACGCGCTGAACGTCGGCGTCGCACGAGCCACCGGCACGCACGTGCTCGTGCTCGGCGCCGACGACCGGCTGCTCGATGGCTCGCTCGCGGCGCTTGCGGCTGCGCCCGGGGCCGACGGCGCCGATCTCGTGTACGGCGACGCGGTCGTGGTCGAACCCGACGGCCGCACCCGTCCACAGCCGGCGCTACTCGCTCCACGGCTCGTCGGCGGGATTCCACGCGAGCTACCCGTGTGCCACCAGGCCTGCGCCTTCTCGAAGGCCGCATTCGATCGCCTCGGTCCGTTCGACGAGACCTACCGCGTAGCTGCCGACTACGAGTTCTACCTGCGCTTCTTCGAGGCCGGCCTGCGCGCGGTGCACATCGCGCAGCCGCTCGTCGCCTACAGCCTCGGCGGTTCGAGTTCCCGCCAGCTCGCGGTGACCGCCGATGAGTACCGCCGGGCACGCATCCTGCACGGCGTCGCGCCGCTCGTGGCGCGGTTGGCGTGGGCGCGCTCGGTCGTCGCGGCCTCCCTGATGCGTGGCGTGCGTTCAATCCGCTGA
- the leuC gene encoding 3-isopropylmalate dehydratase large subunit, which produces MTRPMTITEKILAAHAGLPEVEPGQLINCALDIVLANDVTAPIAIREFAKTGAGSVWDANKVVLVPDHYTPNKDIKSAEQAKIMRDFVRAQGISHYYEVGCMGVEHALLPEQGVVGPGDVIIGADSHTCTYGALGAFSTGVGSTDAAAGMATGSAWFKVPASIKFNITGKLGPWVCGKDIILHIIGMIGVDGALYQAMEFTGDTIESLGMDDRMTICNMAIEAGGKSGIIAVDDTTRAYVEGRFERTAVEYFSDPDAVYAQVIEIDASTIVPTVAFPHLPSNTRPAADARDIWVDQVVIGSCTNGRIEDMRIAASILKGRVVHENIRCIIIPATQEIYRQAMHEGLFDIFLDANAAVSTPTCGPCLGGHMGILAAGERALATTNRNFVGRMGDPTSEVYLASPAVAAATAVAGHIALPEDLGAV; this is translated from the coding sequence ATGACCCGTCCCATGACCATCACCGAGAAGATCCTCGCCGCGCACGCTGGTCTGCCCGAGGTCGAGCCCGGGCAGCTCATCAACTGTGCGCTCGATATCGTGCTCGCCAACGACGTGACCGCACCCATCGCGATCCGTGAGTTCGCGAAGACGGGAGCCGGCAGCGTCTGGGATGCGAACAAGGTGGTGCTCGTTCCCGATCACTACACACCCAACAAGGACATCAAGTCCGCCGAGCAGGCCAAGATCATGCGCGACTTCGTGCGCGCACAGGGAATCTCGCACTACTACGAGGTGGGCTGCATGGGAGTCGAGCACGCTCTGCTTCCCGAGCAGGGTGTCGTCGGCCCCGGTGACGTCATCATCGGCGCCGACTCGCACACGTGCACATACGGAGCGCTCGGCGCGTTCTCGACCGGCGTGGGCTCCACGGACGCCGCAGCCGGTATGGCGACCGGCTCGGCGTGGTTCAAGGTGCCGGCGTCCATCAAGTTCAACATCACCGGCAAGCTCGGCCCCTGGGTGTGCGGCAAGGACATCATCCTGCACATCATCGGCATGATCGGCGTCGACGGCGCGCTCTATCAGGCGATGGAGTTCACCGGCGACACCATCGAGTCGCTCGGTATGGATGACCGCATGACGATCTGCAACATGGCCATCGAGGCCGGCGGAAAGTCCGGAATCATCGCGGTCGATGACACGACTCGCGCCTACGTCGAGGGCCGATTCGAGCGCACCGCGGTCGAGTACTTCAGCGATCCCGATGCGGTCTACGCGCAGGTCATCGAGATCGACGCGTCCACAATCGTTCCCACGGTCGCCTTCCCGCACCTCCCCAGCAACACGCGCCCGGCCGCAGACGCCCGTGACATCTGGGTCGACCAGGTCGTCATCGGCAGCTGTACGAACGGCCGCATCGAAGACATGCGCATCGCCGCGTCGATTCTCAAGGGCCGCGTCGTCCACGAGAACATCCGCTGCATCATCATCCCCGCCACGCAGGAGATCTACCGCCAGGCGATGCACGAGGGCCTGTTCGACATATTCCTCGACGCCAACGCTGCGGTGTCAACGCCCACCTGCGGACCGTGCCTCGGTGGCCACATGGGCATCCTGGCTGCAGGGGAGCGCGCGCTCGCAACCACCAACCGCAACTTCGTCGGCCGCATGGGCGACCCTACCAGCGAGGTCTACCTCGCATCGCCTGCCGTAGCCGCCGCCACCGCCGTCGCAGGCCACATCGCGCTGCCGGAGGACCTGGGCGCGGTTTAG
- a CDS encoding radical SAM protein has translation MSIFTSIPAPLRRAVRAVLPASFVDGVKDSIMRRHYVPGFVSRSGPFEFAWRRYVLRRPPVLHRLLYHVTDHCNLNCRGCTHFSNISEKHFSDIGQYRGELDRLTHVFSDITEIYLLGGEPLLHPELPAFIETTRDHFPNSRINLMTNGVMVNRMGEEFWDAMRVTGAWLLCDDYPVGASREEIDRLANDHGVLIEWTEPREEFFKLPIDLTGSQDAAVSFRQCRGVMNCPVMKDGRLYPCAYIAFIDIFQNKYDVPDIEAGPADSISIDEDPYEIMRFLMEPVPWCRHCDFDHREAYVWDRSKRTIDEWVACQPPTPGE, from the coding sequence GTGAGCATCTTCACCTCGATACCGGCGCCGTTGCGCCGAGCAGTGCGCGCGGTGCTTCCTGCGTCGTTTGTCGACGGCGTCAAGGACTCCATCATGCGGCGGCACTATGTGCCGGGCTTCGTGTCGCGCAGCGGGCCATTCGAGTTCGCGTGGCGCCGCTACGTCCTGCGCCGGCCTCCGGTCCTGCATCGGCTGCTCTACCACGTGACCGATCACTGCAACCTCAACTGCCGCGGATGCACACACTTCAGCAACATCTCCGAGAAGCACTTCAGCGACATCGGGCAGTATCGTGGCGAACTCGACCGCCTCACGCACGTGTTCTCCGACATCACCGAGATCTACCTGCTCGGCGGCGAACCGCTGCTCCATCCCGAACTGCCGGCGTTCATCGAGACAACGCGCGATCACTTCCCCAACTCGCGCATCAACCTCATGACCAACGGCGTGATGGTCAACCGGATGGGCGAGGAGTTCTGGGACGCCATGCGCGTAACGGGTGCGTGGTTGCTGTGCGATGACTACCCCGTGGGCGCTTCGCGCGAGGAGATTGACAGGCTTGCTAACGACCACGGCGTGCTCATCGAGTGGACCGAGCCGCGAGAGGAGTTCTTCAAACTCCCAATCGACCTGACCGGTTCGCAGGACGCGGCCGTTTCATTCAGGCAGTGTCGCGGCGTGATGAACTGTCCGGTGATGAAGGATGGGCGTCTCTATCCCTGCGCGTACATCGCATTCATCGACATCTTCCAGAACAAGTACGACGTGCCGGACATAGAGGCCGGGCCGGCGGATTCGATCTCGATCGATGAGGATCCCTACGAGATCATGCGGTTCCTCATGGAGCCCGTACCGTGGTGCCGTCACTGCGACTTCGACCACCGCGAGGCCTACGTCTGGGACCGCTCCAAGCGCACGATCGACGAGTGGGTCGCCTGTCAGCCGCCCACCCCGGGCGAGTGA